From the Roseofilum capinflatum BLCC-M114 genome, one window contains:
- a CDS encoding BamA/TamA family outer membrane protein, which produces MRLSPVWLTLLTSSATLGFVDAVQGKVSDYTSKTVDPSPYPYTTDSDREIDGQLVQIITRSAKESIPIIHQSLQFVASKSLEKQLAFTSFSEVQEKGVREQQTLAFTQLSQPQPLGETSEQLAFTSFSEVQEKGVREQQTLAFTQLSQPQPLGETSEQLAFTSFSEVQEKAVREQQTLAFTQLSQPQPLGETSEQLAFTPFSEVQEKGVREQQTLAFTQLSQPQPLGETSEQLAFTSFSEVQEKAVREQQTLAFTQLSQPQPFGETSEPLAFTPFSKVQESEIQENVLIAKTPIRVETVPANTVSLKAQLSQNNSSQPEPRVLVAEVMVMGVEGDLRNRVFEVISTQAGRTTTRSRLQEDIDAIFATGFFSNVRATPEDTPLGVRVTFEVEPNPVLRQVNINANPGTDIPSVVPQDVIDEIFGDQYGNILNLRRLQVSIQDLNTWYQENGYILAQVVDAPDVNEDGTVNLVIPEGVIEDIEIVYLNRDGQDIEETGEPVRGKTREYIITRQLSLEAGDIFNRDRIQADLQRVYGLGIFQDVNVTLNPGTDPTKVVVVLNVQEQNTGSIAAGGGISSASGFFGSLSYQETNFGGNNQTLRTEVQIGTRDFLFDVSFSDPWIGGDPKRTAYTMNGFRRRSISLVYDGDENPIRLDNGDRPRILRTGAGIRFSRPLGEDPLNPDWIGSLGLQYQHVSIRDADNDLTARDEDGERLAFHNTGVDDLFMLQFGIVKDSRNNPAQPTGGSVTRFSIEQSIPVTSVIMSRLRGSHTFYVPVKFTDFHEGPQVLAFQVEGGATLGDLPPYEAFILGGLESVRGFAEGDLGSGRYFLEGTLEYRFPVVDLLGGVLFVDAATNLGSGSAVIGDPSGRRGLPGSGASAGVGVRINTPLGPIRIDYGFTTDGSSRVHFGIGEKF; this is translated from the coding sequence ATGCGCTTGTCTCCTGTCTGGTTGACTCTTTTAACAAGTTCGGCAACTCTCGGTTTTGTCGATGCTGTCCAAGGTAAAGTTTCAGATTATACTTCAAAAACGGTAGACCCCTCTCCTTATCCTTATACGACTGATAGCGATCGGGAGATCGATGGGCAGTTAGTGCAGATCATAACGCGATCGGCGAAAGAATCGATCCCCATTATTCATCAATCTTTACAGTTTGTTGCTTCTAAATCTTTAGAAAAACAATTGGCGTTTACCTCTTTTTCAGAGGTACAGGAAAAGGGAGTAAGGGAGCAACAAACATTAGCCTTTACTCAACTGTCTCAACCGCAACCATTAGGGGAAACATCAGAGCAATTGGCGTTTACCTCTTTTTCAGAGGTACAGGAAAAGGGAGTAAGGGAGCAACAAACATTAGCCTTTACTCAACTGTCTCAACCGCAACCATTAGGGGAAACATCAGAGCAATTGGCGTTTACCTCTTTTTCAGAGGTACAGGAAAAGGCAGTAAGGGAGCAACAAACATTAGCCTTTACCCAACTGTCTCAACCGCAACCATTAGGGGAAACATCAGAGCAATTGGCGTTTACTCCGTTTTCAGAGGTACAGGAAAAGGGAGTAAGGGAGCAACAAACATTAGCCTTTACTCAACTGTCTCAACCGCAACCATTAGGGGAAACATCAGAGCAATTGGCGTTTACCTCTTTTTCAGAGGTACAGGAAAAGGCAGTAAGGGAGCAACAAACATTAGCCTTTACCCAACTGTCTCAACCGCAACCATTCGGGGAAACATCAGAACCGTTAGCATTTACTCCGTTTTCTAAAGTTCAGGAATCAGAAATACAGGAAAATGTGCTAATAGCAAAAACTCCTATTCGGGTAGAAACTGTACCGGCAAACACTGTTTCCTTAAAAGCTCAACTGAGCCAAAATAATTCATCACAACCAGAACCGAGGGTATTAGTTGCCGAGGTGATGGTGATGGGAGTAGAAGGTGACTTAAGAAATCGGGTATTTGAGGTGATTAGTACCCAAGCTGGACGGACGACAACTCGTTCTCGATTGCAAGAAGATATTGATGCTATTTTTGCGACGGGATTCTTTTCTAATGTGCGAGCGACTCCAGAGGATACCCCATTAGGTGTGCGCGTCACCTTTGAAGTAGAGCCTAATCCAGTTTTACGACAAGTGAATATTAATGCTAATCCAGGAACAGATATTCCTTCGGTGGTTCCCCAGGATGTGATTGATGAGATTTTTGGAGATCAATATGGTAACATCTTGAACTTGCGTCGCTTGCAAGTGAGCATTCAAGATTTGAATACCTGGTATCAAGAGAATGGGTATATTTTAGCTCAGGTTGTGGATGCGCCAGATGTGAATGAGGATGGCACAGTTAACCTGGTAATTCCTGAAGGGGTGATTGAGGATATTGAGATTGTTTATCTGAATCGGGATGGACAGGATATAGAAGAGACTGGAGAACCGGTTAGGGGGAAAACGCGGGAGTATATTATCACTCGGCAATTGAGTTTAGAAGCTGGAGATATTTTTAATCGGGATAGGATTCAAGCTGATTTGCAACGGGTGTATGGCTTGGGTATTTTCCAGGATGTGAATGTAACGTTGAATCCGGGAACTGACCCAACGAAGGTGGTAGTAGTGCTGAATGTGCAGGAACAAAATACGGGATCGATCGCCGCCGGAGGTGGTATCAGTTCTGCGAGTGGTTTCTTCGGTTCCTTGAGTTATCAAGAAACCAACTTCGGCGGTAATAATCAAACTCTACGAACGGAAGTGCAGATCGGAACCCGCGATTTCTTATTTGATGTTAGCTTTAGCGATCCGTGGATTGGCGGAGATCCCAAGCGTACAGCTTATACGATGAATGGGTTTAGGCGGCGATCGATTTCTCTGGTTTATGACGGGGATGAAAACCCAATCCGCTTAGATAATGGCGATCGCCCCCGCATCCTGCGTACTGGTGCAGGAATTCGCTTTTCCCGTCCCTTGGGCGAAGACCCCTTAAACCCGGATTGGATTGGGTCTCTGGGCTTACAATACCAGCATGTTTCTATCCGCGATGCCGATAATGACCTGACCGCTAGAGACGAAGACGGGGAACGCCTAGCTTTCCATAATACCGGGGTTGACGACCTATTCATGCTCCAATTCGGCATTGTCAAAGATAGCCGCAACAACCCCGCTCAACCCACCGGTGGCTCAGTCACCCGCTTTAGTATCGAGCAGTCGATCCCCGTCACCAGCGTGATTATGAGTCGTCTGCGGGGCAGTCATACCTTCTATGTGCCCGTCAAATTCACCGACTTCCATGAAGGCCCCCAAGTCCTCGCCTTTCAAGTTGAAGGGGGTGCAACCTTGGGAGACCTCCCCCCCTATGAAGCCTTCATTCTCGGCGGTCTAGAGTCAGTGAGGGGCTTTGCAGAAGGGGATCTCGGCAGTGGTCGATACTTCCTAGAAGGAACCCTAGAATACAGATTCCCCGTGGTTGACTTGTTAG